Proteins encoded in a region of the Zea mays cultivar B73 chromosome 2, Zm-B73-REFERENCE-NAM-5.0, whole genome shotgun sequence genome:
- the LOC118476400 gene encoding LOB domain-containing protein 13-like, giving the protein MPTYGMPPPDFALPMPMLAPPPPPPPPSQFPMGFQTPPASVAAPGDGSGQDDTTNSWVNTIFNTQSPAGGGGYSNRPDDGYD; this is encoded by the exons atgccgacatatgggatgccgcctccggactttgcactgccaatgccaatgttggcgcctccacctccgcctccgcctccgtcacaattccctatg ggatttcagacaccacccgcttcagttgccgcacctggagatgggtctggtcaggACGACACAACAAATTCGTGGGTGAACACCAttttcaacacgcagagtccagccggaggaggtggctactcgaaccgtccagacgatggatatgattga